AAAATTCACAGCCTTTTCAGTATAACTGAGGGCGTGCAAAGTGGGGTTGATCAGATCTATGAAAAATCCATGAAAAATGAGCTGGCAACGACGCCGTGTGATCGGCTTCCAGAACTTGAAACTTGAAGATAATCATCAGCCATATCTGATTTCTTTCGTAATCACTCGGGCGGTGACGGGACGGGGAAACGCGAGCTCCGAGGTAGAGAAACAATGACGTTTGTTCCCCGTTCCTCCTTCGAGCCGATTCTTCTGCCATTCTACCCTTCGTTTCTTGTCTTCTGCCTTTGAGGAGCATCAGAATAGCATCCTGTTTGTCTCTTCCATATCTTCAGTGGACGTCATTTCTCAATTACACAATGGCCGCCTCTCTCATCCGTACCTCTGCGCGTACCGCCCTCCGCTCGGGAGCTTCGGCTGCTCCAAGAGCTGCTACGAGCTTGACTTTTGCTCGCGGCAAGGCCACTCTGCCTGATCTATCTTGTATGTTGGCCCCCCCTCATCAATGCACTCCTCGTCTCAAGATAAGAGCCTCCTTCCACCGTTTAAAGTGGATTACCGATGCTGTATCCGAACTACACGATCTCACGTTCACATATATCTACTAGCATAGCATTATAATTGCAGGCTCTGAATGAGACTAATCATGCATAACAGACGATTATGGTGCTCTGGAGCCTTCGATCTCTGGCAAGATCATGGAGCTTCACCACAAGAACCACCACCAGACCTATGTCAACAGCTACAACCAGGCCatcgagcagctgcaggaggcTCAGGCCAAGAATGACATTGCGTCTCAGATCGCCCTGAAGCCCCTGATCAACTTCCACGGCGGTGGTCACCTCAATCACACTCTTTTTTGGGAGAATCTGGCCCCTAAGAGctctggtggtggtgagCCCCCGAGTGGTGCGCTGGCCAAGGCCATCGATGAGACATATGGCAGCTTGGAAAACTTCCAAGGTAAGATGAACACCGCTTTGGCCGGCATCCAGGGAAGCGGATGGGCTTGGCTTGTCAGGGACAAGCAGACCGGACACATTGGCATCAAGACCTATGCCGTAAGTACGAGCATTCTGAAGGAGTCCATTCCAGACTACTAACTTCGAATTAGAACCAAGACCCTGTTGTTGGTCAGTTCCAGCCTCTTCTTGGCATTGACGCCTGGGAGCATGCTTATTAGTAAGTAGCCCTTGCTAGCTCTGCCGTCCAATGCCGGTGAACAGTAGCTGATGCAAACACACTCCGCAGTTTGCAATACCAGAACCGCAAGGCCGAGTACTTCAAGGCCATCTGGGAGGTTATCAACTGGAAGGCTGTGGAGAAGCGCTTCTCCGCATAGATTGTCCAAGAACGTCGTATATTGACACGGCTTTTGGTTGGAGCATTCTT
The Aspergillus fumigatus Af293 chromosome 4, whole genome shotgun sequence DNA segment above includes these coding regions:
- the sod2 gene encoding superoxide dismutase sodB — encoded protein: MAASLIRTSARTALRSGASAAPRAATSLTFARGKATLPDLSYDYGALEPSISGKIMELHHKNHHQTYVNSYNQAIEQLQEAQAKNDIASQIALKPLINFHGGGHLNHTLFWENLAPKSSGGGEPPSGALAKAIDETYGSLENFQGKMNTALAGIQGSGWAWLVRDKQTGHIGIKTYANQDPVVGQFQPLLGIDAWEHAYYLQYQNRKAEYFKAIWEVINWKAVEKRFSA